Sequence from the Fictibacillus arsenicus genome:
TTTAAGATTCGCGAAACGATCATTAACGCAATTCCTCAAGATTTAAAATTTGCAGCCGCATCTGGTATTGGACTATTTATTGCTTTTATCGGTTTAAAAAATGCAGGTATCATCGCTGAAAATAACGCAACACTCGTGTCCCTTGGTGACTTAACTCAAGGACCAACGTTGCTAGCAATCTTTGGATTTATCGTAACGATTCTTATGATGATCCGAAACATCCGTGGAGGTATCTTCTACGGAATGGTGATTACAGCAGTTGTAGGTATTTTCGCTGGCTTGATCGATAAGCCTGATAAAATCGTAGGGGCTATCCCAAGCCTTGCGCCAACATTCGGCCAGGCATTCAGCCACTTTGATCAAATTTTCACTGTAGAAATGATGATCGTCGTCCTAACGTTCTTTATCGTTGATTTCTTTGATACAGCGGGGACGCTAATGGCAGTTTCTTCCCAAGCAGGGATCATGAAAGACAACAAACTGCCTCGTGCAGGTAAAGCCTTACTTGCCGATTCATCAGCAATTGCAGTCGGAGCGGTTCTAGGAACATCGTCAACAACAGCTTACATCGAGTCAGCTTCAGGTGTAGCAGCAGGCGGACGTACAGGATTCACATCTGTAGTAACAGGAGCATTGTTCTTATTAGCATTATTCTTCTCACCGTTATTAGTCGTTGTAACGCCATCTGTAACGGCACCAGCATTGATCATCGTAGGTGTATTGATGGTTTCTGTTCTTAGCAAAATCAAATGGGATCGTTTAGAAATCGCAGTACCAGCATTCTTAACATTAATCGCAATGCCGCTCACATACAGCATCGCAACAGGAATTGCACTAGGGTTTGTTATGTATCCATTAACGATGACTGTAAAAGGCCGCGTAAAAGAAATTCATCCGATCATGTGGGTGCTATTCGTAATCTTTATCAGTTACTTCGTATTCTTAGTGGAATAGAGAGAATCAATTGCAGGAATGTCCGAAAACGGGCATTCCTTTTTTATGTTTAGAGAAAAAGAAATAATGTGGGGAGCCGATATCTTTAAAGAAGAAAGGTGCTAAAGTATAGTTTCTTCATTATAATAGTGTGCAGATTGAGTGTTAAGGAGAAGTGGGGAAATGGAAACGATGTGGAGCGTTTGGTTTTTTATTTTAGGAGCGGTACTGGCTTCATTTGGCGGAGTAGTCGGCTATCGTTTGCCAAAGGGAATGAAGGTGATGGGTGTTGAACGCTCACAGTGTGACAATTGCGAAAGACAGCTGAAATGGTATGAGTTGTTTCCGATTGTTTCTTTCTTAGTTTCAGGAGGGAAGTGCGGGACGTGTAAAAAGCGAATCCCCATAATATATACAGTTGTTGAATTATTAACAGGTGCTTTATATGCATTCTCCTTTATGAAATATGGTTTCTCCGTGGAGCTGCTTTTAGCATGCTCGCTCATTTTGTTATGCGCCATTATTTTTGTATCGGATTTATTGTATTTCATTATTTCAGATAAAGTATTGATCGTGTTTTTTGTTTGGTTTTTGGTGCTGCAAGTCGTATTTGAATATAGAAGCTGGCTGGATGCTGTAGCAGGCGGCTTGCTCGGATTTTGTTTTCTGCTGCTGCTCGCGATTTTATCAAAAGGCGGCATCGGCGGCGGGGACATTAAGCTGATGGGTGTATTGGGGTTAGTGCTTGGGTTTCAGGGAGCATTTTTAACACTAATGATTGCGTCTGTTGTTGGTTTAATTGTTGGGGCTATAGGTTTGTTGATGAAAAAGTTCACTCGAAAAACAGCTATTCCGTTTGGGCCATATTTAGCATTAGGTGCGTTAGGGACTTTTTATTACAAGTTGGAACTGCTAAATTTTTATATATAAAGCTTCATAAAGTGTTTAGTACAAAGGACCGGGTACCTCTTTACTAACTTGTAAAAATTGCCTATTCTGTATAGTCAATCCTTTTAAAAGTGGGGTATTATGAAACATTATAAGGATTGAACGGTACAGGAGGATAAGAAATGAAAGTAAAGTGGCTCGTACTATTGTGGATGTTTGCGATGCTAGTAGTCTCACCCATACAGCATGCGATTGCCAGCACAAATGTGTCTGGAGGAATTGATTACACGAAATCTCAGCTAACTCCGACACTTGAACAGGGAGCAAAAAAGAATCCGCCAAACAATAATGGCGGTGGTGGCGGAGGAGGAGGGGGTAACGGAAACGGCGAGGAAGAAGATGATCGTCCTTGGTGGGAAAAAGCCGTTGATGTTGTCGTTGATAAAGTAAAAAAAGGAACAGAAACTGTAGTTGAGACAGTAAAAGATGCTGGGGAATACATAAGTGATAAGACATCAGAAATCGTAGATGCCACAACAGAGTGGTGGAACGAGCGTTCATTGCTTGAAAAATCATTAATCATTGTAGGTGTTATCGCTACTGTTGTGACACTTGGAGCTGCAGCTGGTGTTATTTCTGCTGGTGCAGCGTTAACAATGGGCGTTATGGGTGCTGCAAACTATGCATTGTACGCAGCTACTACAGATAATTTCAGCTTCTGGGGAGGCCTCATGTGGGGTGGACTTGGAATGGTTGGTGGCGGAATCGGACTAGCTGCAAAGGGAGCGAAATTTCTTGCTCCCGCCCGTGCAGCACTTAGCAGCGGAAAAGCAGCTGTTGTGGGAAGACTCGGAGCTTTAGTTCCTGCGGCAGTTAAAGGAAACCGTTTTTATCCAATTATAGCTTCTGCAGCACGTACCATCATACCAGGTATGATGAAAGGAGCAGTCGCTGGATCAGGTCTTGCAGTTTACACACATATGGCGAAGTGGGCCATTACAGGTGAAACACCAAACTGGGGCGATGTAGCACGTGATGCTATGATCTGGGGTGCAAGCGGTGCTGTAGCAGGCGGAATGTTCAAACCAGTAACAAATGTTGCATCCAAGTTCGTGAGCAAAGGTAAGGCTATGGTTGCCGGAGCTTCATCAAGTGCGGGATCTGAAAGTGTAGTTAGTGACTGGCTCGAAGGAAAGAATATCGACTTAAAGAAAGCAGCTATTGCAGCATCAGCGGTCGTAGTATTGGGTGGAGCGGGAGTACTGGCAACCCAAATGAATAACAAATCAGTTAAGCAAGTTACAAGTACGACTGAGCTTGCAACAGATACCGCGAAAGTAGCAAAGGCTGATGATGGAGTACAGGGTGGAAAAATAACAACTGCACCTGAAACAGACTTAAGTTCGAAAAATCCATATGATTTACTAAAACAAAACGGTATTCCTCAGACATTTAGTGAAAACGAAATTGCAGCTCTAAAAGCCGCCAATATGAGGATGGAACTTCAATTATCTAGAAGTTCAGAAGGTGGATATAATTCAAAAGGATATAACCCACAACCTGGGGAACGTACTATGTCTCGCGAAGAATGGGAATATCATGATCGACAACGTAGAATAAAAACCAATTATCCAATATTAAATGTTGAAGAAAAAAATTACGATCAAGTAAAGTTAAATCCTAAATACTTCACTTCCGAAGGTGAAATCAATTGGCCACCCAATAGGGGAGTATTAGGTAACACAGAAACTACTACATTAAGACCTGGAACTATCATCGATCGTTTTGGGTATGAAGGAGGATCGTTTGTATCTCCTTATGGAGTACCTTATGAAATGCGTGCATTAGCTCCAGAAACCTATAAGAAACCTTATACTGTTTATGTAATCGCAAAACCAGTGGAAGCACAATCAGGAAAAATATTACCATGGTTTGATGAGACAGGGCTTGGTATCCAATATGAGTTTAATGAATCTGTTGAAAATTTAATTAACAAAGGCATACTTAAAAGGGTGATTAAATATGAACAAAACTAAATTGCAAGAATTATTAATTGATACTAAGGTACCAAAAGATTCATATTGTTTAAATGGAGGATTACCTAATGAGGCCTATTGTCTAAACAAAGAAGATGATTTGTGGGAAGTTTACTATAGTGAACGGGGAGAGAAATCACAGTTAAAAAAGTTTGTATCTGAAGAAGAGGCATGTGATTACTTATTTAGTAAAATTATTAAAAATGTATAAATATTAAAAAACAGCTTAAAGACAAAGTTATAGTCCATAAGCTGTTTTTTAATAGGATGCAGTTCTCTGTATGTCTTGGGCACAAACGGTGCTGTAGCAGGTGGGATGTTCAAACCAGTAACAAATGTTGCATCCAAGTTTGTGAGCAAAGGAGGTTGGACTTTAGTTGAAAATCAATGATCTAAAAACTAACGGAGTTTATGGGTTATATAATGGCAAAGAATTTAGACTTAAGGAAAGAAATCAGGATATCTATATTATTAGCAGAGATCCAGAGGATTTGAAAAATGGATTTGATTATTATATAAATGTTGTTGGTAATCAGATTAAAGACGTTTTTAGGAAAAAAATTAATAAAAATGAGCTAGAAGAAACTTATAACGTTGAAATGCATGTGAAATTTAAAGGATATGAGTTCAAAATTACAGTTGTTAAAAATAACAAAATTATTATATCAACTGTTGGTCCGGAGCTAGAACCACTTGCAAAAAAGTTGAACTTTAAATTTGTAGAACCATGGGTATACGATAAAGAAATTTCTATCGATGAGGTAGATGAAATTATAGAAAGACAGGAACCGGTTTATTTAGACTAAAAGAAAAAAACAGCTTTAGACAAATAGTCTGAAGCTGTTTTTTAAGAGGTTAAACGCACTTTTATTCTTAATAAGCCGTTGATTCTTGATCGTTCACGTATTAGATTGGGGCTTTAAACAATTTAATAAAGGAGAATATATATTAGAGAATGTCCGTTTAGATCAACATGAGAAAGTTTGGGAAGAAAGAGAACCAATCTGGCAAGATATTATAAATAACAAAAGAGATTTAAGGAAGTTCTAATATTTCACATTCCTTTTGAGTTAAATTAATAACCTTTTTAATCCTTAAATGAGTACTTACATTTAAGGTTTTTTCTATTTCCAGAATTATATTGCTTTTTTAGTCTATTTCACAAAAAAGGAACGATAGTACTAGGAAACATATAATTTTTTACATGTTAATTATTTCCTATGCGTAGTAATTCAAGTTTAATTTTTAAAGATTTTTCGGTTTATTCCCTTATTAAATGGGGAAATAGGCATTCAGTAAAGTTTTTCCAACTCCAAAGAGAGGGTGTTTTATTACCTTATGTATAAAGTGGGAGTTTTGTCGAAAAGAATCGAATAAAAATCTCTATAGTAAAATAGTCACAAAAAACCCTTTTAATTGTTGTTATAAAAGCATTTTAGCGCGTTGACGTGCTTAAAAAAACTGTGGTACTTTTTCGTAGTATAGAATATGACAAAATACGCACAGAAAAGTCTGTTGATGGAGTGGAAGTAAAAAATGATCGATGCCAAAAGAAAAGCACTCATATTTTTATCGTTAGCATTTATATTAGCAATTGTCACAGCAGGACTAATCCTTAATGAAATTAAACAGGCTCAAACTGCAATGGGTGAAACGGTTAAAGTAGCTTCAGCTAAAGAGGATATTAGTTCTAATAAATCTATTAATGAAGACCAGGTCACATGGATTGAAATGCCTAAATCCAGTGTTGTTTCCTCATTTATTCAAAAGGAAAGTGATTTGAATAAAAAAATAGTCCTTGTTGATATAAAAAAGGGCGATGTAATCTCAAAAAATATGCTTCGAGACAATGTTGATATACCTGCAGATCACCGTGTTGTATTGCTGAACCCCACTGAAAATGTATTGATTGATGAAGATGTAAAACCAGGGGATTTAGTAGATATTATTGTATCTACAGAAGAAAAAGAAGGTCTTAAAACTCAACGCATACTTAAGAATGTTTCAGTCGTATCATCTGAAACAGTTGAAACTAAAGACGGTAATTCACAGATAATAAAAGTCTCTTTAAATGTTAAAGACGCTGAACAGCTGATTCACTATCAAAACAAAGCTAAGCAGATACGTGTTCTTCTTGTAAACACGGTTCAGGATGAAAAAAGTGAACCTGCAAATGCTCCAGAAAAACCTGCACAACAACCAGCTAAACAAGAAAAACCAAAAGCGCCAGCACAGCCAGCAACGCCTGCACCAAAACCCGAACAACCCGCATCCAAGCCAGCTAATTAATGGATGATGAAAAGAAAGGAAGTCTAGTCATTCATGAATAAATTAAAAGCACTCATTCTATCTAACAATGAAATACTGATAACTAACCTAAAAGGCTTATTTGAGAAACATTCCATTGAAACTGACGTGATGTCAGAGTGGAAAAAGTCTTTTTCGGACGCTTCTACTTATTCCTATTATTTGATTGATGAAGCTGCAGTCCATGACGATCAAGCGATCACGGTACCCTCATTAAGCTATTTAGTAGGAATCGTTCAGAATCCTTCCTTTGAAAACGTAAGGTCTTGGATGAATAAAGGTGCCAATGATGTTGTAGTACTTCCTGAGGATCTTACTCGCTTAGATGAATTTATTTTAAAGACAAAAGAATCTGCAAAAGCAAGAGAAACCAATTACAGCAATACAGGGAAAATTGGCGGAAAGGTAACGGCCTTCTATAGTGCAAAAGGCGGTTCTGGAAAGACATTTTTAGCAACAGCAATCGCACAGGCTTTACAGGTAAGACATGATCAAAAGGTTATTCTTATTGATTTAAATGCTCAGTTTGGCGGGCTGGATGCGATGTTAGGTCTTGAAGTAAGCCGTTCATACGCCGACTTGCAGCCTGTTGTAAAAGAGCTTGGCATTCACCATATAGAAAATGTTGCTTTTAAGGATGAACGAACAGGAAACCTTGTTCTCTTAAGCCCTGCAAATCCAGCAAAAGCGGAGGATATCACAGAAGAACTTATATCGAAGCTTATCCGAATTTGCCGGCAGAGTTTTGATCATATCATTCTCGACCTTCCATCAAGTATCAATACGGTAAGTTTTACAGGATTAAATGAAGCTGCACACATCTACTACGTTCTCACGCCTGATAGTCCTGGATTAAAAGCCTTTAAAACAGCGGAGGATGTTTTTCAGAGATTCCAGCTAGGCAACCAAGAAAATTTATCCGTTATTTTAAATCGCACCCACGCAAAGAACGAGTTAACGGAAAAGGATCTTGCAGAAGTGATAACAAGACCTATCATTGGAAAAGTTAGAGCTGACTTCTTTAACATTCAGGCGAACGTGAATATGGGAAACCCTTTTTACCTGAAGAAAAAAGAGAAGCCTGGATCTAAGGCGTTAAAAGATATTGTTCAGCTAGTAGAAAAAAGTATGAAGTAGGTGATGACTGTGTCCTGGTTGAAAACAGCTGCACAACAGAATGCTACCGGCGATAACTGGGATATTAATGACCAGAGTATTGACCACTGGGTAAGGCATTTTAAATCAAGACTAATAAAAGAAGCTAATCTCGAATCAATCACGGTGTTAACACCTCAAGAAAGAAAACAGACCATTGAACGCCTGGTTTCTCAAATGATTCAAGAGGAAAGAATCATCATTCCTCAGATGGAGATCGAGGAAATTATCGATCAGATAATTAATGAATCTGTTGGATACGGTCCGCTTGAAGTTCTTTTGCAGGATGACTCTATTACAGAGATTATGGTTAACGGACCAAGAGAAGTTTTTATCGAGAGAAACGGGAAGCTCGAAAAAACGAATATTCGGTTTAAAGATAATCAGCATGTAAGACATATCATCGACCGAATCATTGCTCCTCTTGGCAGAAGAATCGATGAAAGCTCGCCAATGGTAGATGCACGTCTTCACGATGGAAGCCGTGTAAATGCAATCATACCGCCAGTTAGTCTGGATGGACCGTCCATGTCCATTCGTAAGTTTAACAAGAAGCCTTTTACTTTAGACAATCTCTTAACGTTTGGAACATTCTCTGAAGGAATGGGAGACTTTTTGCAAACGGCTGTAAAAGCGAAATGCAACATCTTAGTATCAGGAGGGACAGGCAGTGGTAAAACGACATTGCTGAATGTACTGTCAGATTCTATACCGCTTGGAGAGCGTATTATCACGATTGAGGATATGGCGGAGCTTCGTTTTTCTTATAACAACTTAATCCGAATGGAAACGCGACCTCCCAATATGGAAGGAACAGGAGAAATAACCATTCGCCAGCTTGTAAAGAATGCCCTGCGTATGAGACCTGACCGTATTATTGTCGGTGAGGTGCGTGGAACAGAAGCGCTCGATATGCTTCAAGCGATGAACACCGGACATGAAGGATCACTCACTACAGTCCATGCCAATACACCAAAAGATGCACTTGGACGTTTAGAAGCGATGGTAATCATGTCAGGACTTCCGTTAACCGTTGATGTCATCCGGGGATATTTTGTCGGAGCCCTTGATCTAATCGTACAGACAAACCGTCAAACCGATGGAAAAAGAAAGATTACGAGTATTGCAGAACTTGTTGAGGAAGATGGACAGGTTCATGTAAAAGATATTTTTAAATACGTCCAGCAAGGTGTTAAAGAAGACGGCACCGTTATTGGGCAATTTGAAGCGACAGGGTATGTCCCGAAAGCTATTAATAAAATTAAAGCTTTTGGTTTAGATCTTCCTGAAAATCTTTTTGTGAGGGGGGCGATGCGATAGTGACTACATGGTTAACCCTTTCTGCAACATTCATCTTTCTAATATTAGCAGTCTACTATTTTAGAATTGCCTCAAGCAATAAAGACACTAAAAAGAGAGTTGCCACTTGGTTTGAGGGAGAACGAAAGATAGAAAGAAAAAGTGTTGTCTTATTAATTGGTGACAAGTACGACAAGTCTGAACTTGCCGAAGATCTTCAAAGAAAGCTCGTGCAGGCAGACCTGAAGTTAAAACCCTCTGAATATATGGGGATTTACATTATGACGTTTGCATTTATCTGGTTTGTGAATCATTTTTTACTAGAGTTGGATTTTCCGTTAGATGCGACGCTAGCCTATTTTATCGTTTGGCTTGGATCTAAGATGTACTTAAACTCCAGGCAGAATAAACGAAGTGAAAGTTTTAATAAACAGCTTCCTGAAGTATGCAGGATGATGAGTAATGCGATTAAAGCAGGTCTCACTATTCCACAAGGCATTGAACTTGTTGGAAGAGATATAAAAGCTCCTGCCGGCCCAGAGTTTCAAATTATGGATCAGCAATTAAGGCTTGGGGATGATTTTGAAGAAGTGATGGACCGGTTCAGAGAGCGGGTGCTTAGTAAGGACTTGAATATCTTTGTCAGTACGATACTTATTCAGCGTAAAGTTGGAGGAAATCTGACAGAGGTTCTATCTTTAATGGCACAAACGCTCGAAGAACGGGCGAGAGTCAATAAAGAAGTAGATACAGTAACAGCAGAATCTAAATTTGTTGCTTATATCCTTCCGATTATGCCGCTCATGATGGCAATGATGATGAACTTGTTTATTCCAGGATTTCTAAATCCGCTGTTTACACCTTTAGGATTAATTCTTCTAGCCGTGTTTCTAGCCATGCAATTATTCGCATTTATGCTTATTAAAAAAGTTACAAAAATAAGGGTGTAGCGTATGAGTCCAAATACAAGTTCATTTGCCGTCCTAGCTATAGCAGTCATTTTGCTGCTCATGTTAATAGGATTTATATACATTTGGATCTTTATCGCCAAAAAGTCGAATCTTCATAGAGCTTTAAATATGAGGAGAAAAAAGCAAAAGCAGAAAAGAAGCAGATCCAGCCGCTTTATGGATCCATTGTTAAAAGCTGCAAAATATGCCAGACCAACAGCCGGAAAATATACATTTTTTACGAATAAATCCCAGGAAGAACGTTTACTGGTAATAGCTGGAAGTCCTTTTGGCCTCACGCATGACCTGTTTCACAGCCTTCGTTTTGTACTCGGCCTAGGACTCCTTATGTATTCAGTCATCTATGTTTTATTGGGGTTGCCGTTTGGTTTAATTGGTATGCTTTTCCTTCCAATGTTAGGTTATTTCGGTCCATTAGTTTGGCTGAACTTAAAAGCGAAGGAAAGACAAGAACTGATCAGTGCAGCGATGCCGGATTTTCTTGATACAGTCAGTGTTACGCTGTCTGCCGGTGTTGGTATTGATCAAGCGCTTCACCAGGTGACCAAACAATTCGATGGTCCGCTTATTGAAGAAATCGAGCAGTTTAATCGGGAAGTAGATTTAGGTGTTCCTCGCAAGACAGCTTATATGAATCTATTAGCAAGGAATAAATCGAAAGAGCTGGAAATGCTGGTCAATTCCTTGATCCAAGGTCAAACGCTTGGTGTTCCCGTTTCAACTACATTTAGATTGCAGGCTGAAGACTTGCGTGCAATGAGAGGATTTAAGGCGAAAGAAAAAGCAGCAAAAGCGAGTCCTCAAATCACACTGATCACTACATTTTTTGTTGCACCAGCTGTTTTCGTCTTAATTATAGGTTTACTGTTTTTAAATGTCGTGTATAACCCTGGCGCATTCGGACTGGATATCTTGTTCGATTAGCCAGATGTAAAAAAACTAATTAAATTAAAAGGGAGAGGATTTTAATGATGAACAAATTATATGCTAAGGCACAAAACAAGATGGAAACTTACAAAGGCTATGTAAATAACGAAGAAGGTGCTCAAGCACTTGAATGGATTGCTTTAGGAACAGTAGTAATCGCAGTTATGGCAGCTATTGCTACAGGTGTTTCTGGAAACGCTAGCGGTTTAGGGCAAGCTATTATTGGTAAGCTTTCACAATTAATCAGTAGCATCAACTAATTCTATGAAACGATTAAACATTAGAAAATATCTTAAAAATCAAAAGGGTTCACAGCTCATTGAGTTTGTGGCTGTGTTCCCTATGGTTATTTTCGCCATGCTTTTTATATGGCAAATGGCCTTAGTAGCTTATACAGTTGTCGTTTCAGAAGCAGCAGCAAGAGATGGAGCACGTGTCGCTTCCGTTAAGGGTGACTATCAAGCGACTGTTCAAAAGTCAGCCTCTGGATTAGATGTACAAGCATCACATGGTTATGGCAGCAGTTCATATGGAGAAGAAGTAACGGTAACGGTTACCTCTAAAGTTCCAACTGTATCTATTCCTTTTGTAGGTAGAATCGATTATTCACTCGATGCGGATGCAACCATGCCGATGGAGGAGGATGAAGCGGATGAAGATTAAGCATGTTGATAATGAAAAAGGAAGCACCCTTTTAGTTGTCATGGGGTTATTAATGGCCTCGATCTTCATTAGCTTCATCTTTTTTGATTTCTTTACAACGTTTGCTACCAAACGTGTAAGTCAAACAAGTGCTGATGCAGCAGCTCTTGCAGCCTCTAATGAAGCAAAGGAAGTTTATAACAAAGAACTTACGAAAGAATTGAAAGACCGAATGGACGAATTAAAGAAAGATGCAGAAAAAGAGAAAGAAAAAGAAGGCGAAGGGGAAGAACCTCCAGCTGAAGATGATGGTTTATTAGATGGGATCTTTGATGGAGTTGGAAAAGAAATGCCTGCTGACTTGGAGGCATGGCTTGAGGATCCGACTGTAGATGTGGATTTAAACGATGCATTAAAGTATTTGTTTGAAGAAGAAGAAGTGAATCAAATTGCATGCGGCGCTATTAACGCCAACCGTTCACGAATTGAAGAAGCTGCTAGACATTATGCAACAAAAAATAAAAGTGATGACGTTGAAGTGGAATTCTTTTATAACAATGCATTTCAAATCTATGTAGAAGTAAAAAAAGGAGCGGAATTTGTAACTGTTGATGAAGAAGCGTTAGGAGAGAACAATCAAGTAAAAGCTAACGCTTCGTCAGTTATTCAATCTCCAAAAGGGATAAACATCATTTGTAATTAATTTCTTTGCAGAGGGAGAGGACGGAATGAATATAAAATATCCTGCCTCTTTTGTAATGTTATTCATGCTTTTTGTTAGCCTGCTTATAGGTCCAAGTTTTAGCGCAGCAGCCAGTACGGATACATTGCAATTTGAGGATCAGAGGTTGTCGCCAACTGAACAGGAAAATGGAGGATCTTCACCAGGTGGAGGAAGCGGAAGTACAGTTGATCCTGGTTCAGTTGAGAGTGGCCAAAAAGATAACCCAATAGGGGATATTTTTAATAGGGTAGGAGACTTTTTTGATGACGCTGGAGAAGCTGTTGTTGATGCCTGGGACTATACCACCGACAAAGTTTCGGACGGCTGGGACTATACTGTTGATAAGGTAAGTGATGGTTGGGACTATACAACGGAAAAAGTTTCTGATGGTTGGGATTATACAACTGGTTTGGCTACCGATGCATGGAACGGTGTGGAAAACTGGTGGAATGATCTGCCTCCATGGGTACAGGATTCTATAAAAACTGCCGGCGGAATTGCTGCCGCAGGAGCGGTGATTGCCGGATTAATTGCAGCG
This genomic interval carries:
- a CDS encoding pilus assembly protein TadG-related protein; amino-acid sequence: MKIKHVDNEKGSTLLVVMGLLMASIFISFIFFDFFTTFATKRVSQTSADAAALAASNEAKEVYNKELTKELKDRMDELKKDAEKEKEKEGEGEEPPAEDDGLLDGIFDGVGKEMPADLEAWLEDPTVDVDLNDALKYLFEEEEVNQIACGAINANRSRIEEAARHYATKNKSDDVEVEFFYNNAFQIYVEVKKGAEFVTVDEEALGENNQVKANASSVIQSPKGINIICN